One Deltaproteobacteria bacterium genomic window carries:
- a CDS encoding type II toxin-antitoxin system VapC family toxin yields the protein MVIDTSAIIAILLREPEADELATFLIHDAKRLLSAFNAFEVAAVISARKGPSGVREFDLFLHHTAIEIVPLTADHVLLARQAYLTYGKGRHPASLNLGDCCSYALSKFSGESLLFKGMDFLQTDIIAVSS from the coding sequence GTGGTAATTGATACCTCAGCCATTATCGCTATATTATTACGAGAACCTGAGGCCGACGAACTTGCAACTTTTTTAATTCATGATGCTAAACGGCTTCTTTCAGCCTTCAATGCATTTGAGGTTGCAGCAGTTATAAGTGCTCGTAAAGGACCATCTGGTGTACGCGAATTCGATTTATTCTTACACCACACTGCGATTGAAATAGTACCTTTAACCGCAGATCATGTTCTACTAGCTCGTCAAGCATATTTAACATACGGTAAGGGGCGACATCCAGCATCACTAAACCTTGGTGATTGCTGCTCCTATGCCTTGTCGAAATTTTCAGGTGAGTCATTGCTATTTAAAGGAATGGATTTCCTCCAAACCGATATTATAGCGGTTTCCTCATAA
- a CDS encoding type II toxin-antitoxin system VapB family antitoxin, with amino-acid sequence MPLSIKNRHAEELAHAVICKTGESLTQAIIVALEERLERLHGRRSAPDLLEIIHEIQQRYAKLPDIDSRSNDEILGYDQFGTFEGKSW; translated from the coding sequence ATGCCTCTTAGTATTAAAAATCGACACGCTGAAGAATTAGCACACGCAGTTATATGTAAAACTGGCGAAAGCTTAACGCAGGCCATTATAGTTGCTCTTGAGGAAAGGTTAGAACGATTACATGGTCGGCGGTCAGCACCAGATTTATTAGAGATAATTCATGAGATCCAACAACGCTACGCCAAGCTACCTGATATCGATTCACGTTCTAACGATGAGATCCTAGGTTATGATCAATTTGGAACCTTTGAGGGCAAATCGTGGTAA